A single genomic interval of Microbacterium galbinum harbors:
- a CDS encoding polyprenyl synthetase family protein has protein sequence MASVATQDELGTRVEEALRQRFAERSSAAENYGEPFAALWRAAAAHAMGGKMIRPRLLLDAHRALSASGSEVDQTAAIEIAAEVELLHYAFLLHDDVIDGDLVRRRQPNLIGTLAASTGRAREDSELHWARSSAILMGDLLLATSVLGFARARVSTAARLRLLDLIEHTIVETVAGEHIDVGLGDGIIEPDLRTILEMSTYKTATYSFSLPLRAAAILAGASAELEDDLAAIGRHLGLAFQLQDDLLCVFGDHEVHGKDAFSDLREGKETAIIAYARMTTAWPHIRQHFGSTMLDEHEAVRIREHLRDCGAERFVQGLVADELAAASAVAVDIESAHIVSGDVIDSIRTLIARIEGRAS, from the coding sequence ATGGCTTCCGTCGCGACTCAGGACGAACTCGGCACCCGCGTCGAGGAGGCCCTCCGGCAACGCTTCGCCGAGCGCAGCTCCGCCGCCGAGAACTACGGAGAACCGTTCGCCGCGCTCTGGCGTGCCGCCGCGGCGCACGCGATGGGCGGCAAGATGATCCGTCCTCGCCTGCTCCTCGACGCGCACCGAGCGCTGTCGGCATCCGGTTCGGAGGTCGACCAGACAGCAGCCATCGAGATCGCCGCAGAGGTCGAGCTGCTCCACTACGCCTTCCTCCTGCACGACGATGTGATCGACGGCGACCTCGTGCGTCGTCGGCAGCCGAACCTCATCGGTACCCTCGCGGCGTCCACGGGCCGGGCGCGCGAGGACTCCGAGCTGCACTGGGCGCGCTCGAGCGCCATCCTCATGGGCGACCTGCTGCTGGCGACCTCGGTTCTCGGCTTCGCGCGCGCCCGCGTCTCGACCGCCGCACGTCTGCGCCTGCTCGACCTCATCGAGCACACCATCGTCGAGACCGTCGCCGGGGAGCACATCGACGTCGGCCTGGGCGACGGGATCATCGAACCGGACCTCCGCACGATCCTGGAGATGAGCACCTACAAGACCGCGACCTACTCGTTCTCGCTCCCTCTGCGGGCGGCGGCGATCCTCGCCGGGGCCTCGGCCGAGCTCGAAGACGACCTGGCGGCGATCGGCCGTCATCTCGGACTCGCCTTCCAGCTCCAGGACGACCTGCTCTGCGTGTTCGGCGATCACGAGGTGCACGGCAAGGATGCGTTCTCCGACCTGCGCGAGGGCAAGGAGACGGCCATCATCGCCTATGCGCGGATGACGACCGCCTGGCCCCACATCCGGCAGCACTTCGGCTCCACGATGCTCGATGAGCACGAGGCCGTGCGCATCCGCGAACACCTGCGCGACTGCGGGGCCGAGCGATTCGTGCAGGGCCTCGTCGCCGATGAGCTCGCCGCGGCATCCGCGGTCGCGGTCGACATCGAGTCCGCGCACATCGTCTCGGGCGACGTCATCGACAGCATCCGCACCCTGATCGCGCGCATCGAGGGGCGCGCATCGTGA
- a CDS encoding phytoene/squalene synthase family protein — protein MTASPATGGDESLRRFSRTAEIATAGVIRAYSTSFGMATKLLGPRHRQHIRNIYAMVRIADEIVDGVAAEAGLDAGAQADALTSYIAETHRSLRTGYSSDLILHAFAQTARACGIGEDLTQPFFDSMRADIPSADAAAAYDADAHARYVFGSAEVVGLMCLRVFLRDAERTTAQLETLEHGARQLGAAFQNVNFLRDLADDTDRLRRSYLGTAERLTDADRDTWVATVETQLDDARASIPLLPKDARAAVRSALALFAALTRRVAKTPVDDLYRRRVRVPDPLKAVLAARSVLVTAVEPR, from the coding sequence GTGACCGCATCGCCCGCGACCGGCGGCGACGAATCCCTGCGCCGGTTCAGCAGGACCGCCGAGATCGCCACCGCCGGCGTGATCCGCGCCTATTCCACGTCGTTCGGCATGGCGACCAAGCTGCTCGGCCCCCGCCACCGCCAGCACATCCGCAACATCTACGCGATGGTGCGGATCGCCGACGAGATCGTCGACGGCGTGGCCGCCGAGGCGGGGCTCGACGCCGGAGCGCAGGCCGACGCGCTGACGTCGTACATCGCCGAGACCCACCGCTCTCTGCGCACGGGGTACAGCAGCGACCTCATCCTGCACGCCTTCGCGCAGACGGCGCGCGCGTGCGGCATCGGGGAGGACCTCACGCAGCCGTTCTTCGACTCGATGCGCGCCGACATTCCCTCGGCGGACGCGGCGGCGGCGTACGACGCCGACGCCCACGCACGGTACGTGTTCGGATCCGCAGAGGTGGTGGGCCTGATGTGCCTGCGCGTGTTCCTGCGGGACGCCGAGCGCACGACCGCGCAGCTCGAGACGCTCGAGCACGGCGCACGCCAGCTCGGCGCCGCGTTCCAGAACGTGAACTTCCTGCGCGACCTCGCCGACGACACCGATCGTCTGCGCCGCAGCTATCTCGGCACGGCCGAGCGCCTCACCGACGCCGACCGCGACACCTGGGTCGCGACCGTCGAGACCCAGCTCGACGACGCCCGCGCCTCGATCCCGCTCCTCCCGAAGGATGCGCGCGCCGCCGTGCGCAGCGCGCTCGCCCTGTTCGCCGCGCTCACCCGACGCGTCGCGAAGACCCCCGTCGACGACCTCTACCGACGGCGCGTGCGCGTGCCCGACCCGCTCAAGGCAGTGCTCGCCGCACGCTCCGTGCTCGTCACCGCGGTGGAGCCCCGATGA
- the crtI gene encoding phytoene desaturase family protein — translation MSRVVVIGAGVAGLATAGLLARDGHEVLVLEKNAQVGGRAGSIERDGFRFDTGPSWYLMPEVFDHWFAMMGTSAAEQLDLVPLDPGYRVFRQPQGDAATSEVTVPAGRDAVSRLFESREPGAASALSDYLDSAHHATSMAEKYFLYNPFTRLTTLTTGEVLRAAPRLFSLLGTRLQAFAGRRFRDPLLRQILGYPAVFLGTDPRSAPAMYHLMSALDLDEGVSYPQGGFWGVALRIEALARDAGARIVTEAEVTGIRTTGRGRATRATGVEWTDAAGERHIEDADIVVSGADLHHTETALLPAEQRSYPESWWSRRTSGPGAVLVMLGVRGALPELPHHSLFFTDDWDANFDAIFGSEQRIPSPASTYVCRPSATDDAVAPAGHENLFILVPVPADPDLGHGGSDGTGSATIERAADAAIDLVSTWAGIPDLRERIVVRETKGPADFRDDYHSWSGGMLGPAHILSQSAMFRAQNASKRVRGLYYAGATTAPGVGVPMCLISAEIVLKRIRGDHSAGPLPEPARTPRGSTGR, via the coding sequence ATGAGCCGGGTGGTGGTGATCGGCGCCGGCGTCGCGGGCCTCGCGACCGCGGGCCTGCTCGCACGCGACGGCCACGAGGTGCTCGTTCTCGAGAAGAACGCACAGGTCGGCGGGCGCGCGGGCAGCATCGAGCGCGACGGCTTCCGCTTCGACACCGGCCCCTCCTGGTACCTGATGCCGGAGGTCTTCGACCACTGGTTCGCGATGATGGGCACGTCGGCCGCCGAACAGCTCGATCTCGTGCCGCTCGACCCCGGCTATCGCGTGTTCCGTCAGCCGCAGGGCGATGCGGCGACCTCGGAGGTGACGGTGCCGGCGGGGCGCGACGCCGTCTCCCGGCTGTTCGAGTCGCGCGAGCCGGGTGCGGCGAGCGCGCTGTCCGACTACCTCGACTCGGCCCACCACGCGACCTCGATGGCCGAGAAGTATTTCCTCTACAACCCGTTCACCCGGCTGACGACGCTGACGACCGGAGAAGTGCTGCGCGCTGCTCCGCGGCTGTTCTCCCTCCTGGGCACGCGCCTGCAGGCCTTCGCGGGCCGACGGTTCCGCGATCCGCTGCTCCGGCAGATCCTCGGCTATCCGGCGGTCTTCCTCGGCACCGATCCGCGCAGCGCCCCCGCGATGTACCACCTCATGAGCGCGCTCGACCTCGACGAGGGCGTCAGCTACCCCCAGGGCGGTTTCTGGGGCGTCGCCCTGCGCATCGAGGCGCTGGCCCGCGACGCGGGCGCGCGCATCGTGACCGAGGCGGAGGTCACCGGCATCCGCACCACCGGCCGCGGTCGGGCGACGCGCGCGACCGGCGTGGAATGGACGGATGCCGCCGGCGAACGCCACATCGAAGACGCCGATATCGTGGTCTCCGGCGCCGATCTGCACCACACCGAGACCGCGCTCCTGCCCGCCGAGCAGCGCAGCTATCCCGAATCCTGGTGGAGCCGACGCACGAGCGGCCCCGGCGCGGTGCTCGTCATGCTCGGCGTGCGCGGTGCGCTCCCCGAGCTGCCGCACCACTCCCTGTTCTTCACCGACGACTGGGACGCGAACTTCGACGCCATCTTCGGATCCGAGCAGCGCATCCCCTCCCCCGCCTCGACGTACGTCTGCCGCCCCAGCGCGACCGACGACGCCGTGGCCCCGGCCGGTCACGAGAACCTCTTCATCCTCGTGCCGGTCCCCGCCGACCCCGACCTCGGCCACGGCGGCTCCGACGGCACCGGATCGGCGACGATCGAGCGCGCGGCCGACGCCGCGATCGACCTCGTCTCGACCTGGGCGGGCATCCCCGACCTGCGAGAGCGGATCGTGGTGCGCGAGACCAAGGGACCGGCCGACTTCCGCGACGACTACCACTCGTGGAGCGGGGGGATGCTGGGGCCGGCGCACATCCTGTCGCAGAGCGCGATGTTCCGCGCGCAGAACGCCTCGAAGCGGGTGCGCGGCCTCTACTACGCGGGGGCGACGACGGCGCCGGGCGTCGGTGTGCCGATGTGCCTGATCAGCGCGGAGATCGTGCTCAAGCGCATCCGCGGCGATCACTCCGCCGGCCCCCTTCCGGAGCCCGCGCGCACTCCCCGCGGATCGACGGGGCGCTGA
- a CDS encoding lycopene cyclase domain-containing protein, with the protein MGFVYLAALLVSTGCMLLLDRRFRLFFWRDAIAATVVTIAGLAFFLIWDVFGIATGIFYRGEGAIATGVVLAPEMPLEEPVFLTFLVICTMVVYTGAVRLLTRGRARPVPSEEAR; encoded by the coding sequence ATGGGCTTCGTGTACCTGGCCGCCCTGCTGGTCTCGACGGGCTGCATGCTGCTGCTCGACCGGCGCTTCCGACTGTTCTTCTGGCGGGATGCGATCGCGGCGACCGTCGTCACGATCGCGGGTCTGGCGTTCTTCCTGATCTGGGACGTCTTCGGCATCGCCACCGGCATCTTCTACCGGGGCGAGGGCGCGATCGCGACGGGCGTCGTGCTCGCGCCCGAGATGCCGCTCGAGGAGCCGGTCTTCCTCACGTTCCTGGTGATCTGCACGATGGTCGTCTACACGGGGGCGGTGCGCCTGCTCACCCGCGGCCGCGCTCGCCCGGTGCCGAGCGAGGAGGCGCGATGA
- a CDS encoding lycopene cyclase domain-containing protein, producing MTYLQLAAWFLGAAVVIAIGLTLLARGRGPHAGAVALTVLVMLTLTAVFDTIMIASELFHYAGPQLLGVHIGLAPIEDFAYPLAGALLLPALWAALRSRRTAPEDAPSSERTCA from the coding sequence ATGACCTACCTGCAGCTCGCCGCGTGGTTCCTCGGCGCCGCCGTGGTGATCGCGATCGGCCTGACGCTCCTCGCTCGCGGTCGAGGTCCGCATGCCGGTGCCGTCGCCCTGACCGTCCTGGTGATGCTCACGCTGACGGCAGTGTTCGACACGATCATGATCGCGAGCGAACTCTTCCACTACGCCGGGCCGCAGCTGCTCGGCGTGCACATCGGCCTCGCCCCGATCGAGGACTTCGCGTATCCGCTCGCCGGCGCTCTGCTGCTGCCGGCGCTGTGGGCTGCGCTCCGCTCGCGGCGTACCGCCCCGGAAGACGCTCCTTCCTCTGAGAGGACCTGCGCATGA
- a CDS encoding prenyltransferase, with product MTAPAARPSLARDLGQILLSSRPISWINTAFPFAAGYLLTTRELDLTVVIGFVYFLIPYNLAMYGINDVFDYASDLANPRKGGIEGALLAPRMHRPTLWAAAVSNIPFLVYLVVVGNAASTAWLAVSVFAVIAYSAPRLRFKERAFLDSVTSSLHFVTPAIVGLALAGSGVTRDTVLVLVAFFLWGMAAHAFGAVQDVGPDREAGIGSVATVIGAAATVRLSLGLWALAGILMLLTAWPGPLGALLALPYLINAAPWWRVSDEDSGATNRAWRRFIFLNYFAGFLATMILILAWVS from the coding sequence ATGACCGCACCCGCTGCCCGCCCGTCGCTCGCCCGCGACCTGGGGCAGATCCTGCTCTCGTCGCGCCCCATCAGCTGGATCAACACCGCGTTCCCGTTCGCCGCCGGTTATCTGCTCACGACGCGCGAACTCGACCTCACCGTCGTGATCGGCTTCGTGTACTTCCTGATCCCCTACAACCTCGCCATGTACGGGATCAACGATGTGTTCGACTACGCCTCGGATCTCGCGAACCCGCGCAAGGGGGGCATCGAGGGTGCGCTCCTCGCTCCGCGGATGCACCGCCCGACACTGTGGGCTGCGGCGGTGTCGAACATCCCGTTCCTGGTCTACCTCGTCGTGGTGGGCAACGCCGCGTCGACCGCGTGGCTCGCGGTCAGCGTGTTCGCGGTGATCGCGTACTCCGCGCCTCGTCTGCGCTTCAAGGAGCGCGCGTTCCTCGATTCGGTGACCTCGAGCCTGCACTTCGTGACCCCGGCGATCGTCGGACTGGCCCTGGCGGGCTCGGGCGTCACGCGCGACACCGTGCTCGTGCTCGTGGCCTTCTTCCTCTGGGGCATGGCGGCGCACGCGTTCGGCGCGGTGCAGGACGTCGGCCCCGACCGCGAAGCCGGCATCGGCTCGGTGGCGACCGTGATCGGCGCAGCCGCGACCGTGCGCCTCTCGCTGGGCCTGTGGGCGCTCGCCGGCATCCTGATGCTGCTGACGGCCTGGCCGGGACCGCTCGGTGCGCTGCTCGCCCTCCCCTACCTGATCAACGCCGCGCCGTGGTGGCGCGTGAGCGATGAGGACTCCGGCGCGACCAACCGAGCCTGGCGCCGCTTCATCTTCCTGAACTACTTCGCCGGCTTCCTGGCGACGATGATCCTCATCCTCGCCTGGGTCTCCTGA
- a CDS encoding MMPL family transporter: MPRSDRATTPTIRERSRRHSWVRVFLPVALILVWLVGASLGGPLFGKVDEVSSNDQTTYLPESADATQVQELLGDFRDSDEIPAIAVFTSETTLTDAEISAITDAVADTPSLEGIADDVSPALVSDDGYAVQAFIPISGDAELKDVTAELGDELRASAPDGVSVYITGPAGFTADLAAGFAGIDGLLLGVALLAVLVILVLVYRSFLLPLVVLSTSLFALCVALLVVWWLAKFEVLLLSGQTQGILFILVIGAATDYALLFVARFREELRIAEDKGTAVMAAWKGSFEPIVASGGTVIAGLLCLLLSDLKSNSTLGPVAAIGIVFAMLAALSLLPALLLLFGRAVFWPRRPRFEPEVVAEEHGMRTTGLWARLAGVITRRPRVIWIVTTLVLLAGAAGITQLNAVGVPQSDLVLGASEARDGQAALGEHFPGGSGSPAYVIVAEDSLQDAADVLLANDGVDSVAVTASDSPSGTASVTTDGIVAVGPPGTAAPDPTVVDGEVLLQATLTDAADSDAAAETVRSLRTELAGVDALVGGVTATAIDTNDASIHDRNLIIPVILVVIMLILMLLLRSILAPVLLILTTVLSFGTAMGVSALVFNGIFDFPGADPAVPLYGFVFLVALGIDYNIFLMTRVREESLAHGTREGVLRGLSITGGVITSAGLVLAATFAALSVIPILFLVQLAFIVAFGVLLDTFIVRSLLVPALAYDIGKRIWWPSKLWRRGLD; the protein is encoded by the coding sequence ATGCCCCGATCCGACCGCGCCACGACGCCGACCATCCGCGAACGCTCACGCCGCCACTCCTGGGTGCGCGTGTTCCTGCCGGTCGCGCTGATCCTGGTCTGGCTCGTGGGCGCGTCGCTCGGCGGCCCGCTCTTCGGCAAGGTCGACGAGGTCTCCTCCAACGACCAGACCACCTACCTCCCCGAGTCGGCGGACGCCACCCAGGTGCAGGAGCTGCTGGGCGATTTCCGCGACAGCGACGAGATCCCCGCGATCGCCGTCTTCACCTCCGAGACGACGCTGACGGATGCCGAGATCTCCGCGATCACGGACGCCGTCGCCGACACCCCCTCGCTCGAGGGCATCGCCGACGACGTCTCGCCCGCGCTCGTCTCCGACGACGGATACGCGGTGCAGGCGTTCATCCCGATCAGTGGAGACGCCGAGCTGAAGGACGTCACGGCCGAGCTCGGCGACGAGCTGCGCGCCTCCGCCCCGGACGGCGTCAGCGTGTACATCACGGGCCCCGCCGGATTCACCGCCGATCTCGCCGCCGGGTTCGCGGGCATCGACGGGCTTCTCTTGGGCGTCGCGCTCCTCGCCGTTCTGGTGATCCTCGTGCTCGTCTACCGCTCGTTCCTGCTGCCGCTCGTGGTGCTCTCCACCAGCCTCTTCGCGCTCTGCGTCGCTCTGCTGGTGGTGTGGTGGCTCGCGAAGTTCGAGGTCCTGCTGCTGAGCGGGCAGACCCAGGGCATCCTCTTCATCCTCGTCATCGGCGCCGCGACCGACTACGCGCTGCTGTTCGTCGCGCGCTTCCGCGAGGAACTGCGCATCGCGGAAGACAAGGGCACGGCGGTCATGGCCGCGTGGAAGGGGTCGTTCGAGCCGATCGTCGCCTCCGGCGGGACGGTGATCGCGGGTCTGCTGTGCCTGCTGCTGAGCGATCTCAAGTCGAACAGCACCCTCGGTCCGGTCGCGGCGATCGGTATCGTCTTCGCGATGCTCGCGGCGCTCAGCCTGCTGCCCGCACTGCTGCTGCTCTTCGGTCGCGCGGTGTTCTGGCCGCGGCGGCCGCGGTTCGAGCCGGAGGTCGTCGCCGAAGAGCACGGCATGCGCACCACGGGCCTCTGGGCGCGCCTCGCGGGAGTCATCACCCGTCGACCGCGGGTGATCTGGATCGTCACGACGCTGGTGCTGCTCGCCGGCGCCGCGGGCATCACTCAGCTCAACGCGGTGGGCGTGCCGCAGTCCGATCTCGTGCTCGGCGCGTCCGAGGCGCGCGACGGCCAGGCGGCGCTCGGTGAGCACTTCCCGGGCGGTTCGGGCAGCCCGGCCTACGTGATCGTCGCCGAGGACTCCCTGCAGGATGCCGCAGATGTGCTGCTCGCGAACGACGGCGTCGACAGCGTCGCGGTCACGGCATCCGATTCCCCCAGCGGAACCGCGAGCGTGACGACCGATGGCATCGTCGCGGTCGGCCCTCCCGGAACCGCCGCACCCGATCCGACGGTCGTCGACGGTGAGGTGCTGCTGCAGGCGACGCTCACCGACGCCGCCGATTCGGATGCCGCGGCCGAGACCGTCCGCTCCCTGCGCACCGAGCTCGCGGGCGTCGACGCCCTGGTCGGCGGCGTGACGGCGACGGCGATCGACACGAACGACGCGTCGATCCACGATCGCAATCTGATCATCCCCGTGATCCTCGTCGTCATCATGCTGATCCTGATGCTGCTGCTGCGCTCGATCCTCGCGCCGGTGCTCCTGATCCTCACCACGGTGCTGTCGTTCGGCACCGCGATGGGCGTCTCGGCGCTGGTCTTCAACGGCATCTTCGACTTCCCCGGGGCGGACCCCGCCGTGCCGCTCTACGGTTTCGTCTTCCTCGTCGCCCTCGGTATCGACTACAACATCTTCCTGATGACGCGCGTGCGCGAGGAATCCCTGGCGCACGGCACGCGCGAGGGTGTGCTGCGCGGACTGTCGATCACGGGCGGCGTCATCACCTCGGCGGGCCTCGTGCTGGCCGCGACGTTCGCCGCGCTCTCGGTGATCCCGATCCTCTTCCTCGTGCAGCTCGCGTTCATCGTGGCGTTCGGGGTGCTGCTCGACACGTTCATCGTGCGGTCGCTGCTCGTGCCCGCGCTCGCCTACGACATCGGCAAGAGGATCTGGTGGCCGTCGAAGCTCTGGCGCCGGGGCCTGGACTGA
- a CDS encoding HNH endonuclease, whose amino-acid sequence MRTLVLNAGYEPLAIVSFKRALVLVMNDKASVIERIEGDPVWGSRGAYDRPAVIILSRYVRVPNSRRVPVTRRGVLRRDNHRCGYCGKAASTIDHVMPRSRGGADSWENLVACCLRCNNVKSNRTPQEMRWELRFVPRPPHGTAWTVRGTERSDPRWEPYLALAA is encoded by the coding sequence ATGCGCACACTTGTCCTGAACGCGGGCTACGAGCCCCTGGCGATCGTGTCGTTCAAGCGGGCCCTCGTGCTCGTGATGAACGACAAGGCCTCCGTGATCGAACGCATCGAGGGGGACCCCGTCTGGGGGAGCCGCGGTGCCTACGACCGCCCGGCGGTGATCATCCTCTCGCGCTACGTGCGCGTGCCGAACAGCAGACGCGTGCCGGTCACCCGTCGCGGCGTGCTGCGTCGCGACAATCATCGGTGCGGTTACTGCGGCAAGGCGGCGTCGACCATCGACCACGTGATGCCGCGTTCGCGAGGCGGAGCCGACTCGTGGGAGAACCTCGTCGCCTGCTGCCTGCGCTGCAACAACGTCAAGAGCAATCGCACACCGCAGGAGATGCGCTGGGAGCTACGGTTCGTTCCTCGGCCTCCGCACGGCACGGCGTGGACCGTGCGCGGCACCGAGCGCAGCGACCCGCGGTGGGAGCCGTACCTGGCGCTGGCGGCCTGA
- a CDS encoding M23 family metallopeptidase: MKKSEDRAVARRTGGKNGTRSIAKPIRSVAIFGAVGALVAAVALPAYAATKPAEAATTVQQLAAVDAQSLVVASEATAAPLDRGTFTATTPEEIEKKKAEEAAAARAAEAAKAAAASTSTSFNTAGYALVAPGSGEVRYPLPLGSWNVSRTVGGGHNGADMLAPAGTPIYAAAAGVVRASAESIGGYGVCVMLDSVIGGQRVQTTYGHMIYGSRQVQQGQTVEAGQLIGYVGSTGRSTANHLHFEVWVNGGLVEPIGWLGANAG, translated from the coding sequence GTGAAGAAATCTGAAGACCGCGCTGTCGCCCGCCGTACCGGTGGGAAGAACGGCACCCGCTCCATCGCGAAGCCGATCCGGTCGGTCGCCATCTTCGGGGCAGTCGGTGCTCTGGTCGCCGCCGTCGCTCTGCCCGCCTACGCCGCCACCAAGCCGGCAGAGGCCGCCACCACCGTCCAGCAGCTCGCCGCCGTTGACGCGCAGTCGCTCGTCGTGGCCTCCGAGGCCACTGCAGCTCCCCTCGATCGCGGAACCTTCACGGCGACCACGCCGGAGGAGATCGAGAAGAAGAAGGCCGAAGAAGCTGCCGCCGCACGGGCCGCTGAGGCGGCGAAGGCCGCCGCTGCCAGCACCAGCACCAGCTTCAACACCGCGGGCTACGCGCTCGTCGCGCCCGGATCGGGCGAGGTCCGTTATCCGCTTCCCCTCGGCTCCTGGAACGTCAGCCGCACGGTCGGCGGCGGTCACAACGGCGCCGACATGCTCGCCCCCGCGGGCACCCCGATCTACGCGGCCGCGGCCGGCGTCGTGCGCGCCTCGGCCGAGAGCATCGGCGGATACGGCGTCTGCGTCATGCTCGACAGCGTCATCGGTGGCCAGCGCGTGCAGACCACATACGGCCACATGATCTACGGCTCGCGTCAGGTGCAGCAGGGGCAGACCGTCGAAGCCGGCCAGCTCATCGGTTACGTCGGCAGCACCGGTCGCTCGACCGCCAACCACCTCCACTTCGAGGTCTGGGTCAACGGCGGACTCGTCGAGCCCATCGGTTGGCTCGGCGCCAACGCCGGCTGA
- a CDS encoding metal-dependent transcriptional regulator translates to MTDLIDTTEMYLRTILELEEENIVPLRARISERLGHSGPTVSQTVGRMERDGLVIVSEDRTLELTDAGRRKAVDVMRKHRLAERLLSDVIGLDWAFVHEEACRWEHVMSEQVERRLVELLGHPTESPYGNPIPGLDQLGDLPARTFDEGVIGLVQKLNAAGEPIDGTVRRLAEPAQVDPELLEQLRDAGVMPGARGDFRFNEGYVLIQMEGKDDGLELPVELASHIFLVGEPA, encoded by the coding sequence ATGACGGATCTGATCGACACCACGGAGATGTACCTCCGCACCATCCTCGAACTCGAGGAGGAGAACATCGTTCCGCTGCGTGCGCGCATCTCCGAGCGCCTCGGCCACTCGGGTCCCACGGTCTCGCAGACCGTCGGCCGGATGGAGCGCGACGGCCTGGTGATCGTCTCGGAGGATCGCACGCTCGAGCTCACCGATGCCGGCCGCCGCAAGGCCGTCGACGTGATGCGCAAGCATCGCCTCGCCGAGCGCCTCCTGTCCGATGTGATCGGACTCGACTGGGCGTTCGTGCACGAAGAGGCCTGCCGCTGGGAGCACGTCATGAGCGAGCAGGTCGAGCGTCGCCTCGTCGAGCTCCTCGGGCACCCGACCGAGTCGCCCTACGGCAACCCGATCCCCGGTCTCGACCAGCTCGGCGACCTTCCGGCGCGCACCTTCGACGAGGGCGTCATCGGCCTCGTGCAGAAGCTGAATGCGGCGGGTGAACCGATCGACGGCACCGTCCGTCGCCTCGCCGAGCCCGCGCAGGTCGACCCCGAACTGCTCGAGCAGCTGCGCGACGCGGGCGTCATGCCCGGTGCGCGCGGCGACTTCCGCTTCAACGAGGGATACGTCCTGATCCAGATGGAGGGCAAGGATGACGGGCTCGAGCTTCCCGTCGAGCTGGCCTCGCACATCTTCCTCGTCGGGGAGCCTGCCTGA
- the serC gene encoding phosphoserine transaminase, with protein sequence MAIEIPRDLLPVDGRFGCGPSKVRPAQLEALVTAGASILGTSHRQAPVKNLVGSVREQLSALFRAPEGYEILVGNGGSTAFWDAAAFGLIERRSQNLVFGEFGGKFAAAAGAPWLDAPDVRKAEPGSATTAQIVDGVDVYAWPHNETSTGVAVPVERVASEGALTVIDATSAAGGIDFDATQADLYYFAPQKNLGSDGGLWFAVASPAAIERIERIAASDRYIPEFLSLKNALDNSRLNQTLNTPALTTLHLLDSQLRWILDNGGLSWAAARTAESSGVLYDWAEASSVATPFVAEAAHRSPVVVTIDFDDSIDAAAIAKTLRANGIVDTEPYRKLGRNQLRVATFVSIEPDDVRQLTRAIDFVLANTAS encoded by the coding sequence ATGGCGATCGAGATTCCGCGTGACCTCCTGCCCGTCGACGGCCGTTTCGGCTGCGGACCCTCGAAGGTGCGCCCCGCGCAGCTCGAGGCTCTGGTGACCGCGGGAGCGTCGATCCTCGGCACCTCGCACCGCCAGGCACCCGTGAAGAACCTCGTGGGCAGCGTGCGCGAGCAGCTCTCCGCCCTGTTCCGTGCGCCGGAGGGATACGAGATCCTGGTCGGCAACGGCGGGTCCACGGCGTTCTGGGACGCGGCGGCCTTCGGCCTCATCGAGCGCCGCAGCCAGAACCTCGTCTTCGGCGAGTTCGGTGGCAAGTTCGCCGCGGCTGCGGGAGCCCCCTGGCTCGATGCCCCCGACGTGCGCAAGGCCGAGCCCGGATCGGCGACGACCGCGCAGATCGTCGACGGCGTCGACGTCTACGCCTGGCCGCACAACGAGACCTCCACCGGCGTGGCCGTTCCCGTCGAGCGCGTCGCCTCCGAGGGGGCACTGACCGTCATCGACGCGACCAGCGCCGCGGGCGGCATCGACTTCGACGCCACGCAGGCCGACCTCTACTACTTCGCGCCGCAGAAGAACCTCGGGTCCGACGGCGGGCTGTGGTTCGCCGTCGCCTCGCCGGCGGCGATCGAGCGGATCGAGCGGATCGCGGCATCCGATCGGTACATCCCGGAGTTCCTGAGCCTGAAGAACGCGCTCGACAACTCGCGTCTGAACCAGACGCTCAACACCCCGGCGCTGACGACTCTGCACCTGCTCGACAGCCAGCTGCGGTGGATCCTCGACAACGGGGGCCTGAGCTGGGCCGCCGCCCGCACCGCCGAGTCCTCCGGCGTGCTCTACGACTGGGCGGAGGCCTCCTCGGTCGCGACACCCTTCGTCGCGGAAGCGGCGCACCGCTCCCCCGTCGTCGTCACGATCGACTTCGACGACAGCATCGACGCGGCGGCGATCGCGAAGACGCTCCGCGCCAACGGGATCGTCGACACGGAGCCGTACCGCAAGCTCGGGCGCAATCAGCTGCGCGTCGCGACCTTCGTGTCGATCGAGCCCGACGACGTGCGCCAGCTCACCCGCGCGATCGACTTCGTGCTCGCGAACACCGCTTCCTGA